From Salipiger profundus, a single genomic window includes:
- a CDS encoding AraC family transcriptional regulator — MQRDEIGGFAEDGSPVIGRITSFTPGSMPEAHAHWRGQLAWCPDRPVTVETGCRLHLLSPGMAIWLPPTHRHRIRAEGARKSVNLYTRPAAAPLPKDPTPFPLEALEAELLLALAGSSRADRQEPAFARLTAVLWDRLARPAPAPTLPLPADPRLRRIALAHLDGVGHSLDHWAAALALSRRSLQRLVRRDTGQSWATWMRDLRLARAIAPLMAGKSVQHAAHTAGYATASGFVAAFHAAHGITPGQLQRRMEI; from the coding sequence ATGCAGCGCGATGAGATCGGAGGATTTGCCGAGGATGGAAGTCCGGTGATCGGCAGGATCACGAGCTTCACACCCGGCTCCATGCCGGAGGCGCATGCGCATTGGCGCGGGCAGCTCGCCTGGTGCCCGGACCGGCCGGTGACGGTCGAGACAGGATGCAGGCTGCATCTTCTCTCTCCCGGCATGGCGATCTGGCTTCCACCGACGCACCGCCACCGCATCCGGGCCGAGGGCGCGCGGAAATCGGTCAACCTCTATACCCGGCCCGCCGCGGCACCGCTGCCCAAGGACCCCACGCCTTTCCCTCTCGAGGCGCTGGAAGCCGAACTTCTCCTCGCCCTGGCAGGATCCAGCCGCGCCGACCGGCAAGAGCCCGCCTTCGCCCGGCTGACGGCCGTGCTGTGGGACCGGCTTGCGCGCCCCGCCCCTGCGCCCACACTGCCCCTGCCTGCCGACCCGCGCCTGCGTCGTATCGCGCTGGCACATCTCGATGGGGTCGGCCATTCGCTCGACCACTGGGCCGCGGCACTGGCGCTGTCGCGGCGCAGCCTGCAACGGCTCGTCCGTCGCGACACCGGGCAGAGCTGGGCCACCTGGATGCGAGACCTTCGATTGGCACGCGCCATTGCCCCTTTGATGGCCGGCAAAAGCGTGCAGCATGCGGCCCACACCGCCGGCTACGCCACCGCGAGCGGCTTCGTGGCCGCTTTTCATGCCGCCCATGGGATCACGCCCGGTCAGTTGCAGCGTCGGATGGAGATCTGA
- a CDS encoding LysE family translocator, which yields MDVATALLSFSIAAALLTITPGLDTALVLRTAAVEGPRRAMLAGAGVVTGVLAWGLIAALGLGAVLAVSELAYRCLQFAGAAYLIWLGIGMLRGAFRPREPGLPRVMAPSAPNWFLRGVMTNLLNPKVGVFYISFLPQFLPVGVSVVPFSVLLAGIHASMGLIFFAALTAATVPFQNALNGPRLPRLLDGVTGSVLIGFALRLLTDRRVG from the coding sequence ATGGACGTTGCAACTGCATTGCTGAGCTTTTCCATTGCTGCGGCTTTGCTGACGATCACACCGGGGCTCGATACAGCCCTCGTCCTGCGGACGGCGGCGGTCGAGGGGCCGCGCCGGGCGATGCTGGCGGGGGCAGGGGTGGTGACCGGGGTGCTGGCATGGGGATTGATTGCGGCTTTGGGGCTCGGTGCTGTGCTGGCCGTGTCGGAACTGGCTTACCGTTGCCTGCAGTTTGCCGGCGCGGCCTACCTGATCTGGCTGGGTATCGGGATGTTGCGGGGAGCGTTCCGACCGCGAGAGCCGGGGTTGCCGAGGGTCATGGCGCCTTCCGCACCGAATTGGTTCCTGCGCGGGGTGATGACCAACCTTCTTAACCCCAAGGTCGGTGTCTTCTATATCAGCTTCCTGCCTCAGTTTCTGCCCGTGGGCGTTTCGGTAGTGCCGTTCAGCGTCCTGCTCGCGGGGATACATGCGTCGATGGGGCTGATTTTCTTTGCAGCGCTGACTGCCGCGACAGTGCCGTTTCAGAATGCCCTGAACGGCCCCCGGCTGCCTCGCCTCCTCGACGGGGTTACCGGCAGTGTCTTGATCGGGTTCGCCCTGCGACTGCTGACGGATCGGCGCGTGGGATGA